The following proteins are co-located in the Betta splendens chromosome 9, fBetSpl5.4, whole genome shotgun sequence genome:
- the nkx2.7 gene encoding NK2 transcription factor related 7: protein MHPSSMTSTPFSVKDILKLEHHHDFDNDFLMTEQVVPMQHQHVHAASRSGDFYGFHALPRVSGTDGKLDTHNSAAEEEIAEQELSSVDSSSDCDKNARSKPRLRRKPRVLFSQAQVSELERRFRQQRYLSAPEREQLAHILRLTSTQVKIWFQNRRYKCKRQRQDRSLELAGYPPAPRRVAVPVLVRDGKLCGAGSHSAPYNVTLGHYNPVFGYGNGVYGCSYHRGSATGDVTGAHVSNNQRFDGTGAGDGAFSYGHFQASLRGVRGW, encoded by the exons ATGCATCCCAGTTCAATGACCTCGACTCCCTTTTCGGTCAAGGATATTCTGAAGCTGGAGCACCACCACGACTTCGATAATGATTTTCTGATGACTGAACAAGTCGTTCCGATGCAGCATCAGCACGTGCACGCTGCGTCCCGCAGCGGCGACTTTTACGGCTTCCACGCGTTGCCCCGCGTCTCCGGGACAGATGGGAAGCTGGACACTCACAACtcggcagcagaggaggagatagCTGAGCAGG AGCTGAGCAGCGTGGACAGTTCATCCGACTGCGACAAGAACGCAAGGAGCAAACCCAGGCTGCGCAGGAAGCCCCGGGTGCTCTTCTCCCAGGCGCAGGTGTCCGAGCTGGAGAGGCGCTTCAGGCAGCAGCGCTACCTGTCCGCCCCGGAGAGGGAGCAGCTGGCCCACATCCTCCGACTCACCTCCACGCAGGTGaagatctggttccagaaccggcGGTACAAGTGTAAGCGCCAGAGGCAGGACAGGTCCCTGGAGCTGGCGGGTTACCCACCGGCGCCGCGGAGGGTGgcggtgccggtgctggtgcgGGACGGGAAGCTGTGCGGCGCGGGGTCGCACTCGGCGCCCTATAACGTGACGCTGGGACATTATAACCCCGTGTTTGGGTACGGAAACGGCGTGTACGGCTGCAGTTACCACAGGGGGTCAGCGACCGGCGACGTGACCGGCGCGCACGTGTCTAATAACCAGCGATTCGATGGAACGGGCGCCGGCGACGGGGCCTTCAGCTACGGACACTTCCAGGCTTCGTTACGGGGCGTAAGAGGCTGGTGA
- the nkx3-1 gene encoding homeobox protein Nkx-3.1: MADAAKPRASFLIEDILSLKDGAKCCSQKTERRSPWTEGSEALSEQLGPEGTAFGVETESLDASCPGTSEPGGFSSPSAGKQKRSRAAFTHLQVLELEKKFNHQKYLSAPERAHLATALRLTETQVKIWFQNRRYKTKRKQQTPGFCKDLCNMDGLRGDVVRSSLITSFCRAHQYRPYLWDYSAPWGAALW; this comes from the exons ATGGCCGACGCGGCCAAACCCAGGGCCTCTTTCCTCATAGAGGACATTCTCTCTCTGAAGGACGGCGCGAAATGCTGCTCGCAGAAGACGGAGAGGCGTTCACCGTGGACGGAGGGATCTGAGGCGCTGTCAGAGCAGCTTGGCCCCGAGGGCACGGCCTTTGGAGTGGAGACAG AGTCTTTGGACGCGTCCTGTCCCGGCACCTCAGAGCCCGGCggcttctcctccccctccgccggCAAACAGAAGCGCTCCAGAGCCGCgttcacacacctgcaggtgCTCGAGCTGGAGAAGAAATTCAACCACCAGAAATACCTGTCCGCCCCGGAGAGAGCTCACCTGGCCACCGCCCTCCGACTGACGGAGACCCAGGTCAAAATCTGGTTTCAGAATCGGCGCTACAAGACCAAGCGAAAGCAGCAGACGCCCGGGTTCTGCAAGGACCTGTGCAATATGGACGGACTGAGAGGCGACGTGGTCCGGAGTTCACTGATCACCTCCTTCTGCAGAGCGCACCAGTACAGACCCTACCTGTGGGACTACAGCGCCCCATGGGGAGCAGCACTCTGGTGA
- the slc25a37 gene encoding mitoferrin-1: MELNSERVVATLDMSQTKNTDAEAFNSDGEYESLPPHASVTTHMTAGAVAGILEHTVMYPVDSVKTRMQSLQPDPNAQYRNVYEALKRIIQTEGVFRPLRGINITMMGAGPAHALYFACYERVKRSLSDIIQNGGNSHVANGLAGSVATVLHDAVMNPAEVVKQRMQMYNSPYRGLWDCVQTVTRTEGIGAFYRSYSTQLTMNIPFQAVHFITYELMQEQLNPQRHYNPSSHIVSGAAAGAVSAAITTPLDVCKTLLNTQENVALNSMNISGHLTGMANAFRTVYRLGGLPAFFKGVQARIIYQMPSTAIAWSVYEFFKYFLTKQQLEHEAGPGPL; this comes from the exons ATGGAGTTGAACTCGGAGCGTGTGGTGGCAACACTGGACATGTCTCAGACCAAAAACACAGACGCGGAGGCTTTTAATAGTGACGGCGAGTATGAGAGCTTGCCACCTCATGCCTCGGTGACGACCCACATGACAGCGGGAGCCGTGGCTGGCATACTGGAGCACACGGTGATGTACCCCGTGGACTCCGTCAAG ACGAGGATGCAGAGTCTGCAGCcagacccaaatgcacagtacaGGAATGTGTACGAAGCCCTGAAAAGGATCATTCAGACAGAGGGTGTCTTCAGACCCCTGAGAGGCATCAACATCACCATGATGGGAGCAGGGCCTGCCCACGCACTCTATTTCGCCTGCTATGAACGAGTCAAACGCTCACTAAGTGACATCATTCAGAACGGCGGTAACAGCCATGTAGCCAATG GTCTGGCAGGTAGTGTGGCCACTGTTCTTCATGATGCAGTCATGAATCCAGCTGAAG TGGTAAAGCAGAGGATGCAAATGTACAACTCCCCGTACCGAGGACTATGGGACTGTGTCCAAACAGTAACGCGCACTGAAGGCATCGGAGCTTTCTACCGCAGCtacagcacacagctgaccaTGAACATTCCTTTCCAGGCCGTTCACTTCATCACCTACGAGCTGATGCAGGAACAGCTGAACCCCCAGAGACATTACAACCCCAGCAGCCACATAgtgtctggagcagcagccggagccgTTTCTGCAGCGATCACCACTCCGCTCGATGTTTGTAAAACCTTGCTCAACACACAGGAGAACGTAGCGCTCAACTCCATGAACATCAGCGGCCACTTAACAGGAATGGCTAATGCCTTCAGGACAGTGTACCGGCTCGGTGGTCTGCCAGCCTTTTTTAAAGGGGTCCAAGCTAGGATTATATACCAGATGCCCTCCACCGCCATTGCGTGGTCAGTGTACGAGTTCTTCAAGTACTTCCTGACGAAACAGCAGCTTGAACATGAGGCTGGACCGGGCCCACTGTGA